aaatttattttcatcatcatcTCCCGTTGCCACTACCGTGTCTTAAGTCTTTATTACATCTCCCTCAGACATTGCTATGGCCTCCTGACTGATGTTTCTGTCACCAGTCCTTCCTCCCTGCAAAGATATTTCAAGAGAGCCAGAACCCCTGCTCATCGTAGACGTTAGCGGCTTCCCATTCAAACAGAACAACATCGAAGTTTATTTGTGGGGcatgtgggtctttttttttttggggggggggtgccggCACAATGACTactccagccccagagcctccTGGTTCCAGCCAAGCTGCTCGGCTCCCCATTCCTTTCCTGTCACCTCCGACTTCCCACCTGGCCTTCTTGACTCACCCACTGGTGCTGCTGGAAGAATATCTTGTCCCCTTGTCAGTAGAAATTTTCCCCATCTCGAGCGGAGGGAGGACATGCCCCCAGGCTAGGTCGTGTGCAGGTTGGGATGGATCACAGTGAACGGTGTTTTCTTGCCAAGGGTGGAAGGCCAGTCAAGCAGGCCATCCAGCCAGTGCCCTTGCACAGAGAGACTCAGCCACAGACCCTAGTCACCCGTACATCCTTTGTGCTTGGTGGTGGTGGCCTGACTTGACACCACTCATCTTCCTTTGTTCCTGGCTGAGCACTCAATCCGCCCAGGGGCTCCCAAAAGCACCGTCCCTGTTGAGGCCCTGCTGAGACACTTAGTGGCTGTGGGAGAATGCAGGGGCAGGTcctggggagggcaggtggaggTGAGGGTAGCCTCCTATGATGTTTCTCCCTAtagccctgcctgcctctgcaAAGGAGCAGCCCATCAAAAGAGGTAACTCCTTCCGCCCTCCACCCTGGCTCCCCATGATGGTGCAGCTGCCCTGACTCCTTCAGGGACCTTTTTAGATCCTTGCTTTTAGTGACTGAGTCCTATGCCCTGACCTGTGTGGGCTTCCTCTGAGATCGCAGGGACCCGGCAACATGAGCTGGCAGAGAAGGTGGATGTGGGAGGAGTTATTGTGGGTCCAACAACAGGTGCCTGATAAGAAAAGACAGGGATGGAATCGACCAGCTGCAGAGTGCCCACAGGGAGATGTCCAGAGACATACAGCAGCATAGTGCCCCAGGGAGGGGTGGGTTCAGGAATCCAGATCTGAAGCCCGGGGGCAGGACCACCAAGAGCTGAGCATGACAGTGAGTGGGTGCCAGTTAGCATGGGCTGCTTCACCCACAGGGGTGAATGAAATCAGGAAATCACAGCAGGACCTTCATGGGTCAAGTGGGTGAATTGGAAGATGGATAAGAGGGAAGGTGCAGCTCAGTGGCCCCGTGGGGACACAGCACTCTCTTCAGGACCACCCTGAGTCCCACATGTAGGGTAGCCTGGAGATTTCCAGAGCCTTCCCAATGTGGGCAGTAGAATCTCTGGCGTTCTGCCAGCTCTGGCCAGGCTGACTCAGGAACTGGCCAGACCCCAGCCCATTGGTTAGTCTTATAGTTTTGTAGGTCTTGAGAAAGGTGGGGCCTGATGACTAGGTAGTCATAGGAGAACTTGATTTGTCTGCTTTGGGGAATATTCAGAGAACATTTAATAATGTGCCAATGTTCTTGGCACAATGttcagcaaaaataaaaccacagtatGGACAACATGTTATGGATTTTGAGACAAAATTGCATGCACGTAGATGTACGAAACTGTTTTGAAGGACTTCACAAAGTCTCGTCTGAGTGTAGCTGGGGCTCATCTGGGAGTTCTCACTGCCTTTCCACACCAGTCCTCCACAGTAACCACTGGGGTCTGAGGGttacaaaaagattttaaaagatcatgttttttaaaaacttagtgtAGATAGCTATGAAGGTGTTAAGAAGGAAGCATTGCATAGCAACAGAAAAGCCACATcaatagggaaaaaatagaattttctatGTTCTAACTCTTACCTCTTCACAGTTTCCTTAAAGTGAGACTTGACTCATGTactttttctcatcatttttttttatttgtgtccCATATATCATCCTTTGTTCCTTTCATGAGTTCATAAGAAAGCGTATAAAACCATGCTTCCTTAGGCACGATTTCCTCCAACAAGGTGGTTGGGGACAGTTTTAATAAAGCATTCACTCAGGTCAGTGAGCTGCTCCTGGCACAGTCAGCACATCCAGGAGTGGATGCTAAAGACCTTAAGTAAGGTCTTATACTTTGTGTTGTAATCTGGAAAATTCTCCAAAGACGTATCAGGCTCAGCTCTAAaatcatttgggaaaataaataccCATTTTCCTCTTGCCAGTGTTAACCAACAGAAAATAAGCAGTGTGTCCCAATCTTCAAGAAGTCCTTCCCGAAATAACATGTTAATTAAAGCTCAAGGCCTTTTACCTGGACCAGGCTTCAATGTTGGCTGCAATGCTCTGAGCAGATAGTCCCTAGATCTGATACCGTTTTCATCCTCCCCTGCCCTGTCTTTGTCCGCAAAGGCTTCCCGGACACTGGCATGATGGGGGAGAATTGTTCTAAGCTAGCAATTTATTGAGTCACTAACCTATTTCAGGAACACACAGGCCAATTCCCACGGACTTATTTTCACAATGGTTGTGCAAAGTAGATATTGTTAGACCTGTGTTTAAGAATAGGACCTGGAGATTGAAAACATAACTTGCCAAAGAGACACAGCACGGCTAAGCCGTGCTCCCTGGAAGATTCTCTTGGCTCCTTCTCTTGGGTCCCCACTACATGACCCCATCTACAAGCTCTCTCTGCTCTGGAGGAAAATGGCGATGTGTTGGGTCAGGAAGTTGCTGGGTGTTTCATGAGGACATATTATTTCCttgtaattgttgaatcacttatagttaaatattttattaacttctccccccacccaatgGTTGGTTTTAGGAAAGCAGGGATTGTACCTCCCTTTCTACCATTGTATTCCCAACATACAGCAGAGTACTTGGCATATAAtagatgatcaataaatgttGATAGCTCTTTTGAGTGTAATCTGTATGAAAGAAAACACCTCCTGTTGGGTGGCTTTTCTGTCCTGCACTAGCTTATCCTTACTTCCCTCAATCCACCAAGCACATAGCCCCACTGGGTTCTTTGCCCTGAAGcccttccctcccatctctgccttaATGGTGTTCATCTCACTGTGCGGCATTTCCCTTTTCCCCTGAAGgaccctctccccctccatccaCACTGTCTGTCTCCCAGCTGTTCTCAAGCTATTCACTTTGTCTCTGCTCTTTAGTTGTCTTTTCTGAATCCCACTCAAACCCTCCTTTCCTGAGAGCCACCGACTTCTCCATGATGCACGAGAAGGTGCAGACATGCCCTCGGCAGTTGTAAACTGGCTCtccagaagaataaaaaaagaaaaagaaaaacagcgaGACAGAGGCAGATGGGGTGAGGTGCGATGCTTGCCTATTTCCCCATGTAAATACTCCTACCGTACTCGCTTGCAAGCTGCCAACGTGATGTCGCTAAACCCGGAGTTGCACACAAAGGGATGCACATGGCCAGCTCCCCGGTGCCCAGGGGGACCCCTCCAACACAGCACTGCGTGCAGCCCATGGACGACATCGCCCTCATTATGATCCTGAACTTTCTGAAACATCGTCCTTGGAGGAGGTGGCCAGGGATGTGGCCGAACCACATAGGGTGTCAGTTTGATCTCATTGGGAAAGGAGGGTTACATTGCCACAAAcgaaggaagaaattaaagtcTATTtgctaaagatttttttccccataaccTCTCACAGGGGGCCCCTCCTGTGAGCTGAGGGGCCCCCAACTGCACACCCCCACtcctttctgttccaggattcaGGGTGGTATTTTTCAAGCATCTCAGAGGACTTCCCACAACTTCCAGGAGAAGGCACCTGCTCCCCCATACCCTCCCTCTGGATGCCAGCCCTTTATCCGAGGGGCTACCTTGTCTGGAGTAACAGCCTACAGACTACAGCACCCTGCAGTCCCAGGAGAACACACACCAGGCTCCACTGAGCTCTCCCAGCCTGCAGAGGGGCAGACATACCTCTCTGTTCTGTGTCCAGAGGTCATTGTTGGGTAAGCTGTACAGGGTATCCGTGGGCAGACTCAGATATCCAGTGAGAAAGCTGACCATGGCAGGGGAGAGAAGCATCTCCCTTAGAGGACCCCAGATGGGCTGGGTGACCCAGGCGGACAGGGCGAGGATTCATCAGGAGAAAAGCACAGCATCTTCTCTGATTCCTTCTCCAATTTCAGGTCTCACCCCGTGGATCTCTCAGGaaaacaccaccaccagcagcctcTGAAAACCAGCATCTTCATCCGTCTGTTACCAAACAGTGACAACATCAGGGTGTCAAATCGAGGTGACATTAATTCAGGATTTAGAGTTAAGCTTGCTTGCTGGaattctattaattattttaaaaattatgtctctGTCAATAATCTCTGTCAATATTACTAGAAAATATGGAACTACCCTCTAAAGGAGAGTAAATCatgaaaaaggagatgaaaattaTTGTATTCCCTAAAGCAACCTGTAATGACGACTAAGTTGCTAATTGTGGATTCCTTTGTCTAAGGGTTATTGTCATTTGTAAGTAAATGCATTGTATCCTTTTTCAAAGGATTTGTTTGCAAAAGACTCCACATTTCAGACAGGGTTGTTTGGACAGTTGGTAATGCAGTTGCACTGGGAGAAGTCCTAAGTGCTTcagttatataattataataacttCAGTAGACATTTGACTCTGTTTTcatgggaaaataatttatttgcttcaattttacatttttcccttCAGTATCTTTATTAGGCAattaaatttgttctttaaaagtcGGGCTTCCTTAGACTTCCACACCTTCCCTAAAATGTAGCCTATAAAGGAGATTATGTATCCCTTGTGGCATCTTTAGGTTACAAGTGCTAATAGTcattgttgtttaatttcttaattatgtGCCCTTATGTGCCCCTTTTCTTAAGTGCTCTGTGGTTTACTCCTCTGAATTAGCAGGTTAATGAGCGACTGCACCCTTGGAGCGCACCCTTATTGTAAGAAGCAATTCTCTCACCTTGGAAGGGTTAACCTCAGTACGCTGTTCTGTGAGGGTAGAAGGCAGAGCCCTCTCTGGGGGAGGCTCTGTGAAGTCCTCTGCGAGATTCACGTAGGGCACAAAGCAGCAATGCATGTGCAGCTGGTTCGGTGTTTGCCTTCAGAGCTGGTCCCTTAGCTCGTCCTCTGGTTAAGCATCCCAGTCCTCAGAGTCATGGCCAAGACAACAGTCTGAAATTAGGCTTGGAGTTGATCCTGACCATCCCTTCACCTCTAATTTCTGCCGCGGTCCCTGAGGTCCCAGGGGACTTCCTCATGGAAGGTGACATCTTACTCCTTTGACGGCACTGAGCCAAGAGAGCTTAAGACAGATACAATCATCTCAGGGAATGAGCTCATTGGTTAATGTGTTATCCCTCTGACTCCACAAATCTTAGactataaaatatgataaattctGAGATTTCAGGTGTCAGGTGAAttgaaagattttttctttttttttacaaagaaaaaattagcCAGAGTCATGGTGGCAGTCAACCAGCAGCACCACATGCAAATGAAACTCAACTAAAATAAGGCTCTCCCTCATCTCTCGCTCATTCTGCagatctctctttcttcctgctccCCTTCACTCCCAGTCTTCAGTCTCAACCCAGCACATATTTGGGAAGCCCCTGGGTTATGTGAAGAACAATAAAGTAACAGAGTTTGGGGTCCATGCATTTAGCAGTGCCGACAGTGAGCTCCAAGCAGCTCTACCTAGAAAACCTGCTCcatcctttctttcccactcGGGAGCAGTTCTggtctctccctacctctccctggtttctttttccttcgcCATCTCTGTCAGCCTCTTTTTCCAGGTTGCCTCTCCATGGATCCACTTGGCCAAGAAGCTATCTCTTTCGTATTcggtgggaggagaaagaaaccTCGTCTCCCTCTGCATCTGTTAGCAAAATGCCTGCCCCCCTGGCCTTGCAGCATTTAACTTCTGCTTTTGGGACATTGTTTCCAATGTGCCTCATAAAATATGTATGGTGGCTGTGGCATCTTGGTCAAGAAATGGTTCCGTTTTAGCACAAGCCTTGAGATATTTTTTACATCCTAGCGAATTATGGTATTAACCACCCATTTACGTTAACAGTGGAGGGAGCAGCCTCTAATCTAGATTATGATGTGGCTTGTTAAGAGATTTTTGAATCAAGTAATCTGCATTTTTGCAGTTTCTTATGAAAAGGATCATGGTGAAAAACGATCCCCCTATATTctcacaatcttaaaaaaaaaaaaaaagtgtatctcCGCAAGAAACTTCATGCTCTTTTCTTGAAATTTGCAAACTGTGTAAAGTcatctaaaaatgttttctgtccATAAGAGTTGGCCTTGGCTTCAGGAAGGAGTCCTTTAGTTGTGCTGCCTTACTTTTCTGTTGtgtaaaaaatcaacataaattcgatggcttaaaataacaccaaTTTACTAGCTCTCTGTTCTATAGATCAGAAGTCCAGCATGGAGGATAATGAAAATAGATAATGGAAATCATAGTGTGATTGAAGAATTGTAATCTCCCATTGTAAATTGTTCCTAAACTTAAACGGACATTTTAGGTAACATAAGAACTGCCTGTGGTTGGAGGCCCtcatttttgtggttatttttccaTGTCACTGGTTTCACACCTTGAGACTCTGAATCATTTACGTACCAAACAAGCCAAATACCAACCATCTCAAGTATGTTAGAATCCaatgaaggagataaaaattGACTTGAAATATATCAAATAGTAAATACTTTTGTTATCAGGCACTTCGGTTTATCCTGCTTTCAACATGGTATATGATCTCTGGGGTATTAAAAACAGGGGCaatcagggcgtgaccctgggaCCAGTCACTCAGCCTCACGTGGAACATGTGAGAAACACAAATTCTCCAGACCCATCTTCCGATTCAGGACCCTTGGTGTGGAAACCAGCAACCCATGGTTTGACCAGCCCGACAGGCAGTTTGGATGCTCTCTCAAGTTTGGGGGCGACTGATCCAGAACCGCAGTCCATTGTGTGCGGGGACTCTTGGTCCCTCTAGAACTAACATCTTGTGTGAGGTTTAGCTTTATTTATTATGAGTAATGTCAATAATTAATCCTAGTCATGTGCATGAACTATGGGACCTCCCCAAAGTCAGTGTGCAGACCCTGAATATAATGCTCATGGGGTAGTGTTCATGAGATTCTCTAGGTGGGCAGATCTGACGTCATGTTTGATCTGATACCAAACAATCCTGACTACGAAAATGATGGAATGCGTGACGTCTCTCTTCCCACAAACTGCCTGTAAACGGGTAGCAATAGGCTGATTACTCTCGTGTTACTcgctctttgttttgtttttatgattatgTATACTTCTCTCCTAGGCTTTGGACCTGTTAACTAAAACTGCATCTCCCTGTCCTGTAGATAAGAAACCTCTAGTTTTATGAGCCATGGTTGGCTTCAGTGCTGCCACTTTCTAGCCACTCGTGGCTCCTGGGGACTCAGATTTCTGAAATCCCCTGGCTTTCCCCAGCTCAGATGCCCAGTCAGCTTCATTTCCACTTGGCTTTAATTATCCTCttatctttcctttcctgggCATTCCTTTTGGGTGAAGCTATTCAAGGTCTCCCCATAAGAGCTTTAAAATCCCGTCCTCTCCCCTTCTATGGGGAAAGACTAAACCCCAGATAATGGAACGTGCCCGTGGAGAAATAACCTACCTGAGGTTATCACATTCAGTTACTCCAGGTTTGACAGCCACGCACACCTACGTGGGTCTCTAACTTCTCTGCAGAGCATAGACGGACAACCCCGATAGAGCATGGCATAATGCACCATCTTTGCCAGAATCAGTCCTGTGATTGCAGCCATGTCTTCTGTTTACAAGACTGCAAACAATTTGAACAAGacagaatgaaataattttaaaactccataACCTCCATATAGTTAAATGGACTTGATTTCATCATCAGAGATGAATATCCTGGGAAACATGTTAGAGAGGAAAGGGGCAAATGTACAAAAGTCTGACCTAAATTAAAAGCAGTGTCTGTTGTATTCTAGAATACCTGATCTGTCATGATTATTTAATCTGctcaaatttcatatttttgttaaatattaatttgatgCCTTTTATAAGAATTAGCACAGATGGTGACAAAATCCCTGAAACAATTAAttcttacaaataataaaaataaataaaaaacaaacaagcgaataaacaaataaagcaagTCCTGAGTAGGTGAACCGTCTTGTCCCGCATGTCCTATGCTGAGCTTCCAGCTAAGAGACCCTTATGATCATTGGAGGTAGTAGTAATGGGAGGCTTTAATCCAGTTATTTCCTTCCTATGGTTGTGGGCACTTATGGTTACAAAGATCATCTTAAATGAAGAAGGATGGAGATTGGAGACGGCAAATAGTAGTGGAAATACTTAGCCTAAGAAATCATGGGGAGTCAAGGAATCTTGACCTCATGGTTTGAATTCATGGAAATCAAGACGCAGTTACATAAGCGTCTTTCAGGGCTTGCTATGACGGGAACTATCATTGCAAAGCACAGACCCCACCTACTCCTTAATTCTTTTGAAGACTCCTGATTCTAGttagaataaaattcagttcctcactGTGGCCAACAAGGGCCTGCATAATTTGTCACCTCCGGCCAATTGCAGTGTCTCAATCCTCTACTCATTCTATTGACCCGCTTCTTCTTCTGCTCATCAAACACGCTTACTTTTCCATCTGCCTGGAACATACTTCtttcagattctctctgtctGACCTcatattaaggtataatttatagATCACCTCCACAGAGAGGTCCTTCCGCAGTTGCCCTGCACCTAGGTCACTCACTATCCTGTTACCCATTAAATGTAATAACCTGCAGGGCACATTCTTGGCAGTCCTGTTCACTTCTCTCTCTGGCGCCTTGTGCATAGTAGGTGTTCTTCTAATGCTTTCTAAGAACTTGAAGGTCAGAGGGGATGCTTTATACCTCTAAAGGTAGAAAGTCTGTTCTCATTGGTTTTATGTTGTTCAAGATATACTTTATCTGCTTTACATGATCAAAAAGCCCATTAGCAGGCTTCATGTAACTTCATTGGAAATCACTTCTGAATTAATCCTCATCAGGATTGGGTGGAAGATACATTTTTACAGAACATCCTTGGAGATCTGAGGACAAAAAGTGATTTAGGATACAAGACCTTATTTTTAGGGTTATAATCAAatactaattcatttatttatttattttgttgctcaaattgttccagctttggtcATTGGAAGCCCTTTCacttggctcctgtgtccctttggcATACTGTCATCCTTGTGGGTGggtcttcatttatttacatgtatttgaGCCCTTCATACTTTCTAGTCttacaagatgttccaggctcatcttgtatatttcctgccccGGTTCTAGAATCattcatttctccaaggagtcaaGGTTCCTTTTACTGGAGAATGGTGTTAGAAACAAagacctgggggcgcctgggtggctcagtctttaagcatctgccttcggttcagggcgtgatcccggcgttctgggatcgagccccacatcaggctcctctgctgggagcctgcttcttcctctcccactcccccttcttgtgttccctctctcgctggctgtctttctctgccaaataaataaataaaatattaaaaaaaaaaaaagacctggttTTGCTCTTCACTACTGGAATTATTGATTTTGGGCTCTCGCAGCTGGCAGGGTGcagaaatatatgtgtatatactaaCTGGCGTATATACACATAGCAATAAAAAGCTAAACGTGTGTTCATACTGACATCTGCATCTCTAATCTTTACCATATAGATTATTCtacccttctcccttttcttacTAGTAAACTCTCTCTCCCAATGGTGGAAATCCTGGCTCTCACTATCTACCACCTACTTATTTGTTAATTTCAGCTGACACATACACTGGCTTCGGAAGTGTTAACCCACACCCCTTGGGGGAAACAGTCTCAACTAGAGTACAGTGCTTATGTATTCtccttttgcctttagtcttacagACTCCACTTATTTTCAGTTACTTAGGTCAATACCCTTTCTCAAAGCCTTATTACTAAACCCAAAGACACAGAGATTTtcgtcttttgttttcttctcaaaatttttcagttttatgttttacatttaaatatatgtttcattttgaggtaatttttttaaaagattttattttttatcatagagagagaaagcgcacaagcagggaagtggcaggcagagggagaagcaggctccccattgagcaagaaTCCTaatgtgggacctgatcccaggaccctgggatcatgacccgagcctaaggcagatgcttaactgactgagacacccaggcgtccctgaggtaatttttataaaaggtcTGATTTTAAttctgggtttcttttgtttgtttgcctatgggaatccagttgttccagcactatttgttgaaaagttcTCCATAAACTGGTGTTTGTGCcattgtcaaagatcagttgaaaACATTTGTCATCTGGGCTcacaattctgttccattgacttaTGTGCCTATTCTTCCATAATACCACACTGACTTGATTACTGTAATTCATAGTGAGCCTTCAAATCAGGTAGTGTGagtctttcaactttgttttttttcgGTATTGTGTTGGCTAGTCTAGATCTTcgggtttttttaatataaactttaGATTCAGTTTGTTGATATGTACAGAATAGGATACTAAGGTTACTTTggatctatagatcaagttgggaagaattgacatcttaatattTAGCACCCCAATCCATAATCAGtgaatatttctccatttgtttagatcttctttgatttcttcatgttTTGTAGTTTCTCCCTACAGATCCCATACATCTTTTCTTACAAATTtgcctaagtatttcattttttcatgctatttttaataataattattttagtttcaaattATGATTGTTTATTACTGGTATTTAGGAATGCAACTGactctttttttagatttatttatttatttgagaaagaaagagaactagcATAAGCAcacgcaagtggggggaggggcagagggagagaatctttaagcagactccccattgagtgccgagccagacatggggctggatctcacaaccctgagaacatgacctgagttgaaaccaagagttgagtgcttaactgactgaaccacccagacaccccagaactGACTTTTTTGTATTAATCTTTtattctgcaaccttgctatCTTACGTATAGTTCcagaaggtttttttgttgttgtgcttTGGGCTTTgcagtttattttggttttacaCATAAACTATTATGTCATCTGTGTATAAAGatgcttttatttcctctctgtcaATTTTTATACATATGATTTCTTTTACTTGTATTATTGATCTAGCCAGGAtgtccagtattatgttgaataggagtCATCAGATGGGACATCATTTCTTGGTTCCCTATGCTATATGGGCAGTATCTAGTCCCTCACCATTAAGTAAGATATtagttttagatattttatatatgttgtgtATTAGGTTGAGAAAGTTTCCAACTATTTCTGGTTTcctaagattttttattatgattggatgttgtattttgtcaaatgatttttctgcatcaatgtATATGATcagatgatttttattctttatcctgCTGATATGGTGGATTATATTGATTGGTTTTTGAATGCTGAGCCAGTCTTTCagacctggaataaatcccacttggtcatggtatataatttacTTTAGAAATTGTTGGTTTCAATTTGGCAATCttgtgttgaggatttttgcatctatgttcataaaaGATATTGGACTCTAGTTTCCTTTCTGTCAtgtctttatctgtttttggtATTGGGATGATCTATAAGAAATTGTGGAGAATTAgtatcattttttccttatatgtttggtagaatccacCAGTTAGACCATCTGAGCCTGGTGGTCTCTATTTTAGAATGTTATTAATTATTGGTTcaatttgtttcataaatatgGGCTACTCAGGttatctattttttgttgtttatgtttTGGCAATTTATGCCTTTTAAGAATTTAGTTCATTTAGTCTAAAAtatcaaatttgttggcatacagttatTCATagtactcttttatttttcttttaatccatgagaTTTGTGTTAATGACCTCTCATCATGTGtgtctttctttattttactatttGGCTAGAGGTTTATGAGTTTAATAGACCTTTTCAAAAAACAGCTTCTTGGTTTCTTTGGTTTCTTCACAAAATGATTAAACAGCCACTCCCAGGGGATTTTGGATATTCTTGATAAATATGTAGCCACCCACAGTTAGAGATTGGCAAGGTCTATCAATCTTCTTCCACATGACCTTGA
The Ailuropoda melanoleuca isolate Jingjing chromosome 3, ASM200744v2, whole genome shotgun sequence DNA segment above includes these coding regions:
- the LOC109491323 gene encoding A disintegrin and metalloproteinase with thrombospondin motifs 1-like, with the translated sequence MGFQMSQVCRRQNHQERYCNEHLLCPPHMFWTGWGPWEQCTAQCGGGIPAHRRTCENGPDCMGCNVATTQLILSLPADGHCIKGIQGGIFQASQRTSHNFQEKAPAPPYPPSGCQPFIRGATLSGVTAYRLQHPAVPGEHTPGSTELSQPAEGQTYLSVLCPEVIVGSHPVDLSGKHHHQQPLKTSIFIRLLPNSDNIRVSNRDM